One Gimesia aquarii DNA segment encodes these proteins:
- the bshB1 gene encoding bacillithiol biosynthesis deacetylase BshB1 — translation MDSALDILVVAPHPDDAEISVGGTILACKQQGLKVGVIELTNGEPTPYGSPEIRAKETAAATQVLEIDWRENLGLPNRSLESNLEARRKLAVVFRTRRPKVILAPYWDDVHPDHVAASHLTDAARFWSKLSKTDMAGEPYWPPQIYYFWSIHLRIHPKPSFVFDISDHIEQKMQAIRCYESQMLRGRSTEHPTILDDIQDRARYWGWSIHRAYGEPYASREEIGLQSFLPLISQK, via the coding sequence GTGGATTCAGCTCTAGATATACTCGTTGTGGCACCACACCCTGATGACGCGGAAATCAGTGTGGGTGGGACGATCCTGGCCTGCAAACAGCAGGGCCTTAAAGTAGGAGTGATTGAATTAACCAATGGTGAACCAACGCCTTACGGTAGTCCAGAAATCCGTGCGAAAGAAACAGCCGCCGCGACACAAGTTCTGGAGATTGATTGGCGTGAAAATCTGGGACTTCCAAATCGAAGTTTGGAGTCAAACTTAGAAGCACGGCGTAAGTTGGCAGTGGTATTTCGCACACGACGTCCCAAAGTCATTTTGGCGCCTTATTGGGATGATGTGCATCCCGATCATGTTGCCGCCAGTCATTTGACTGATGCAGCTCGATTTTGGTCCAAATTGAGTAAAACTGACATGGCGGGGGAACCCTATTGGCCGCCTCAGATTTATTATTTCTGGAGCATTCATCTGCGGATTCATCCTAAACCAAGCTTTGTATTCGATATTTCTGACCACATTGAACAGAAAATGCAGGCCATTCGATGTTATGAAAGCCAGATGCTGAGGGGCCGTTCTACAGAACATCCCACTATTCTCGATGACATCCAAGATCGTGCCCGATATTGGGGCTGGTCGATCCACCGCGCCTATGGTGAACCTTATGCCAGTCGTGAGGAAATTGGATTACAAAGTTTTCTACCATTGATATCCCAGAAATGA
- a CDS encoding Gfo/Idh/MocA family protein — MSQHSRREFLEQSMFAAASAAALGASIPHLSAAESESSSPNEKLRVALLGVNGRGQSHLSAFTGRKDTEVVAVVDPDESVGMKKGVGNVYKKTNKKPAYYKDLRKAFDDQKIDIVSIATPNHWHALGAIWAIQAGKDVYCEKPVSHNVSEGRRIVEAARKYNKIVQTGTQCRSQPGLIDAIKFVKDGGIGQVKLARGTCYKRRKSIGPKGNYDVPASVDYDLWLGPAPMAPLTRKRFHYDWHWQTPTGNGDLGNQGIHQMDVARWGLGVDSIGDSVQAYGGRLGYVDAGDVANTQVSIHQFGDKRLVFEVRGLETEAYRGAKVGVIFYGSEGYVVIPSYNSASAFDLDGKLIKKFSGSADHFANFVDAVRSRKISDLNADIEEGHISSALCHLGNISYELGEQVPVQELNARFTGDAEAQETLGRYREHLSNNKLDPAKTQVSLGPELSLDGKKEVFTGSMASTANPKLTREYRAPFVVPSTAKL; from the coding sequence ATGTCTCAACACTCTCGTCGCGAATTTCTTGAACAATCCATGTTTGCTGCAGCCAGTGCGGCAGCGTTGGGTGCTTCGATTCCTCATCTCTCTGCTGCAGAATCAGAATCCAGCAGTCCGAATGAAAAACTGCGAGTTGCCTTACTGGGTGTCAATGGCCGCGGTCAGTCTCATTTGAGTGCCTTTACCGGGCGAAAAGATACAGAAGTGGTAGCGGTTGTCGACCCTGACGAGAGTGTCGGGATGAAAAAAGGTGTCGGTAACGTTTATAAGAAGACCAACAAAAAACCAGCCTATTATAAAGATCTGCGAAAAGCGTTTGACGACCAGAAAATTGATATCGTCAGTATTGCCACTCCGAATCACTGGCATGCCCTCGGAGCAATCTGGGCGATTCAAGCTGGTAAGGACGTTTATTGTGAAAAGCCCGTCAGTCACAATGTGAGTGAAGGACGACGGATTGTCGAAGCAGCTCGAAAATATAACAAGATCGTTCAGACAGGGACGCAATGCCGCTCACAACCAGGTTTGATTGATGCAATCAAATTTGTCAAAGATGGTGGTATTGGTCAAGTGAAGCTGGCTCGAGGAACTTGTTACAAACGACGAAAGTCGATTGGTCCTAAAGGCAACTATGATGTGCCTGCCAGTGTAGACTATGATCTCTGGCTTGGACCGGCACCTATGGCGCCGCTAACGCGAAAACGATTCCACTATGACTGGCATTGGCAAACACCCACGGGTAACGGTGATCTGGGGAACCAGGGGATTCATCAAATGGATGTTGCTCGCTGGGGATTAGGCGTCGACAGCATTGGAGACAGTGTGCAAGCCTACGGTGGTCGCCTCGGTTATGTTGATGCAGGTGATGTTGCCAATACACAGGTCAGTATTCATCAGTTTGGTGATAAGCGACTTGTATTTGAAGTCCGTGGCTTAGAAACCGAAGCGTACCGAGGTGCTAAGGTAGGAGTTATCTTCTATGGTTCAGAAGGTTATGTGGTGATTCCGAGCTATAACAGCGCTTCTGCTTTCGATCTAGATGGAAAATTGATCAAGAAGTTTTCTGGTTCAGCAGATCACTTTGCAAACTTTGTGGATGCTGTTCGCAGTCGTAAAATTAGTGATCTGAATGCGGATATCGAAGAAGGCCATATCTCCAGTGCCCTCTGTCACTTGGGTAATATCTCCTATGAACTTGGTGAACAGGTTCCTGTGCAAGAGCTTAACGCCCGATTTACAGGTGATGCGGAAGCTCAGGAAACTTTAGGACGTTATCGCGAGCACCTGAGCAACAACAAGCTGGACCCAGCCAAGACCCAAGTCAGCTTAGGGCCTGAGTTGAGTCTTGATGGTAAGAAGGAAGTCTTCACCGGTTCAATGGCTTCCACAGCAAATCCCAAACTGACACGTGAATATCGTGCTCCATTTGTGGTTCCATCTACAGCGAAGCTCTAA
- a CDS encoding DUF1553 domain-containing protein, whose protein sequence is MFDLSQRFLLVGMMFQCFVVNSIARSAEPSSKTSPVADVDFNRDIRPILSKNCFHCHGPDEGTREADLRLDQRTSATAKLDSDHRAIVPGNVAESELYRRIISTDESEVMPPPDVGEKLTASQIALVKKWIEHEAPYARHWSFVPPKQPKRPTVNLTDWPANEIDYFILSQQEAAGIKPSPQADRYTLIRRLSFDLRGLPPTLDEVDQFLKDTSPDAYEKLVDRFLEDTAYGERWARKWLDLARYADSKGYGSDPLRMDIWRYRDWVISAFNQNMPFDQFTLEQLAGDLLPNATLEQKVATAFHRNTMTNTEGGTDDEEFRTAAVTDRVDTTIQVWMGLTMGCAKCHTHKYDPISQKEYYQLYAFFNQTADNDQPTDAPTIAAPTPTMLEATKRIDAAIVALNKKIQTPTKELELAQQKWESTLHAKPKWNILTPLSAKSTSATTKFQIQKDGSVLANGPAAKEKYIIKTELDPSTFKGLRLEAISDDRLPANGPGRAKDGNFVLSNIKLETQPLKIDDAPAKGQFLRIEHQGTKKQILSLAEVQVFQADTNIASQGTASQSSTTHSAPAKLAIDGKTDGHFFNAKSTTHTKTEVKPWWELKLKAETSIDRITIWNRSDGAQERLANFKVSVLDAKRNVVWQSIVEAYPKPSTTLAVSRRKTIPLKRTFASFSQNGFPVNAAIDLANKNKKGWGIAPQFGKTHAAYFIPEASPTAKAGKQRLIVTLSHSFNDPQYALGRFRISSTTEAKLEPRLKVPNDILAIVDTKPEDRQPAQQKKLATYYRSISPALKSTRDQIAKLQKSKPVYPQLPIMQELPTDKQRETRIMVRGSFLSPGDVVKPAVLSAFNPLPENVPTNRIAVAKWLTSPENPLTARVAVNRFWSELFGAGLVVTEEDFGTQGELPSHPELLDWLATEFVQNGWDMKAILKTIVMSSTYRQSSTTKPIHIQKDPRNRLLSRGPRFRLEAEMIRDQALQLSGLLNRKIGGPSVYPVQPEGIWRAAFNGQRNWATNKDENRFRRGLYTFWRRTVPYPSMATFDAPSREICTIRRISTNTPLQAMITLNDPVFIEISQALGLRIFREGGDSPESRIKYGLKLCLIRPALSEQIAPLLKLYESELKYYQSHPEEAANLVENSLNPLPDQYNKSELAAWTVIANVLLNLDGVLTKG, encoded by the coding sequence ATGTTTGATCTCTCACAGAGATTTCTTTTAGTTGGGATGATGTTCCAGTGCTTTGTTGTCAACAGCATTGCTAGATCTGCAGAACCATCCAGTAAGACTAGTCCTGTTGCTGATGTCGATTTCAATCGAGACATCCGGCCGATTTTGTCCAAGAATTGTTTTCATTGCCATGGACCAGATGAAGGCACACGCGAAGCGGATCTACGGCTAGACCAAAGAACATCGGCAACGGCAAAACTGGATAGCGATCATCGGGCTATCGTTCCTGGTAACGTTGCCGAAAGTGAACTCTACCGCCGCATCATTTCAACGGACGAATCCGAAGTCATGCCTCCCCCCGATGTGGGAGAAAAATTGACAGCTTCTCAGATTGCCTTAGTCAAAAAATGGATCGAACACGAGGCACCATATGCGCGGCATTGGTCCTTCGTACCACCGAAACAACCAAAACGCCCTACAGTCAACTTAACAGACTGGCCAGCGAATGAGATTGACTACTTTATTCTATCACAACAGGAAGCAGCAGGGATCAAGCCCAGTCCGCAAGCAGACCGCTACACTTTAATTCGTCGTTTGAGTTTTGATTTGCGTGGGCTGCCTCCCACTTTGGATGAAGTGGACCAGTTTCTCAAAGACACTTCTCCTGATGCATATGAAAAACTGGTAGATCGATTCTTAGAAGACACGGCATACGGAGAACGTTGGGCGCGAAAATGGTTGGATCTCGCACGCTATGCCGATTCAAAAGGTTACGGCTCTGATCCGCTGAGAATGGACATCTGGCGTTATCGCGACTGGGTCATCTCTGCTTTCAATCAAAACATGCCCTTTGATCAATTCACACTCGAGCAACTGGCGGGAGACCTCCTACCGAATGCCACTCTTGAACAAAAAGTAGCGACTGCCTTTCACCGTAATACGATGACTAATACCGAAGGTGGCACCGATGACGAAGAATTTCGGACTGCCGCTGTTACCGACCGGGTAGATACAACAATCCAGGTCTGGATGGGGCTCACAATGGGCTGTGCGAAATGTCATACACATAAATATGATCCAATCTCGCAAAAAGAATATTATCAGCTTTACGCGTTCTTTAACCAAACCGCTGACAACGATCAACCAACGGACGCCCCTACGATCGCTGCTCCTACACCAACCATGTTGGAAGCAACCAAACGCATTGATGCAGCAATTGTGGCCTTGAATAAAAAAATTCAGACACCAACTAAAGAACTCGAATTAGCACAACAAAAGTGGGAATCGACGCTGCACGCCAAACCAAAGTGGAATATCCTGACTCCTTTATCCGCCAAATCGACATCTGCAACGACCAAGTTTCAAATTCAAAAGGATGGTTCTGTCCTGGCAAATGGTCCAGCTGCGAAAGAAAAATATATCATTAAAACAGAACTCGATCCCTCAACCTTTAAAGGCTTGAGATTAGAAGCGATTTCCGATGATCGATTGCCTGCTAACGGACCGGGCCGTGCCAAGGATGGCAATTTTGTGCTCTCAAATATCAAACTGGAGACCCAGCCACTCAAAATAGATGATGCACCAGCCAAAGGACAGTTCCTGAGAATCGAACATCAGGGAACGAAAAAACAGATCCTGTCACTGGCGGAAGTCCAGGTTTTCCAAGCCGACACAAATATTGCCAGTCAGGGAACGGCTTCTCAATCAAGTACCACGCATTCTGCTCCTGCTAAGTTAGCCATCGATGGTAAGACGGACGGTCACTTTTTTAATGCAAAGTCAACTACGCATACCAAAACCGAAGTCAAACCCTGGTGGGAACTCAAGCTCAAGGCAGAAACTTCCATTGATCGAATTACCATCTGGAACCGCTCTGATGGTGCCCAGGAACGGCTTGCCAATTTTAAAGTCAGTGTACTTGACGCAAAACGTAACGTTGTCTGGCAGAGCATCGTAGAGGCTTATCCGAAACCATCGACGACTCTGGCGGTTTCACGTCGCAAAACGATCCCATTGAAACGCACGTTTGCATCATTTTCGCAAAACGGTTTTCCAGTGAACGCAGCCATTGACCTCGCCAACAAAAACAAGAAGGGCTGGGGCATCGCCCCTCAATTCGGAAAAACGCACGCCGCCTACTTCATCCCCGAAGCCAGTCCTACTGCGAAAGCAGGGAAACAACGTTTGATTGTTACTCTATCTCACTCGTTTAATGATCCTCAGTACGCATTAGGACGTTTTCGTATTTCGTCTACAACGGAAGCAAAACTTGAACCACGACTCAAAGTCCCGAACGATATTCTCGCGATCGTCGATACTAAACCGGAAGACCGTCAGCCCGCGCAACAGAAAAAATTAGCGACCTACTACCGGAGCATCTCTCCTGCACTCAAGTCTACGCGGGATCAGATTGCGAAACTCCAAAAATCCAAACCCGTTTATCCGCAACTACCCATCATGCAGGAATTGCCAACAGACAAACAACGTGAAACGCGCATTATGGTTCGCGGCAGCTTTCTCTCACCTGGAGATGTTGTCAAACCAGCAGTATTGAGTGCGTTCAATCCCTTGCCTGAAAACGTACCCACCAATCGTATTGCGGTCGCCAAATGGCTGACTTCACCAGAAAATCCTTTGACGGCTCGCGTTGCCGTGAATCGTTTCTGGTCAGAACTGTTTGGCGCAGGTTTAGTTGTGACAGAAGAAGACTTCGGAACACAAGGTGAACTGCCCAGCCACCCCGAATTACTCGACTGGCTGGCAACGGAGTTTGTCCAGAATGGCTGGGACATGAAAGCAATACTCAAAACGATTGTAATGTCGAGTACCTACCGTCAGTCTTCGACAACAAAACCAATACACATCCAGAAAGATCCTCGTAATCGACTCCTTTCTCGCGGTCCACGTTTCAGGCTGGAAGCGGAAATGATTCGCGACCAAGCGCTACAATTGAGTGGGCTGCTTAATCGAAAGATTGGTGGACCTTCCGTCTACCCTGTTCAACCAGAAGGAATCTGGCGGGCAGCTTTTAACGGACAGCGGAACTGGGCCACCAACAAGGACGAAAATCGATTTCGCAGAGGTCTCTACACATTCTGGCGACGTACTGTCCCCTACCCTTCGATGGCGACCTTTGATGCCCCCAGCCGGGAAATCTGTACGATTCGACGTATTAGCACAAATACTCCGTTACAGGCTATGATTACATTAAATGACCCGGTCTTTATTGAGATCTCTCAAGCGTTAGGGCTACGCATTTTTAGAGAGGGTGGTGATTCTCCAGAATCACGCATCAAATACGGCTTAAAGCTTTGTTTGATTCGCCCTGCACTCTCCGAACAGATCGCCCCCTTACTGAAACTCTATGAATCAGAGTTAAAATACTATCAATCTCACCCTGAGGAAGCAGCGAATCTCGTTGAGAATTCGTTGAACCCTTTACCGGATCAATATAATAAATCGGAGTTGGCAGCCTGGACCGTCATCGCTAACGTTTTACTTAATTTAGATGGCGTTCTCACAAAAGGATAA
- a CDS encoding pyruvate carboxyltransferase: MFQLFSRAKKNVKIKVKRAVIRHHRRSGTVLFSDTTLRDGEQMPGATLDPIEKLQIAKALEAAGVHSLDAGFPASSQADIEAIQSMVGVIKKPVLTALCRTLPGDIDAAELALAGNPPHKRGVSLFCGTSPLHRQFKLEKSKAEVLKLIVDSIQYAVEKFDIVAFSPEDASRTEPDFLCEVYREAIAAGATTIGFPDTVGILTPYKAQNFICQIQDQVPGIENVLLAVHFHNDLGLAVANTLACIEAGANVVQCTVNGIGERAGNAALEEVAMALYLHQDEFERPHHLNISQLEPLCQLVSNLTGISLSPMKPVGGCNIFATEAGIHQDGLLKNPDTYLPYRPETVGADGIKLVLGRHSGKKAILHRLHELGKEPNEKVLQRVLVAIKELPKGELVDDDLLLRLSD, translated from the coding sequence ATGTTTCAGCTTTTCTCGCGTGCGAAAAAAAACGTTAAAATCAAAGTAAAGCGTGCGGTCATCCGACATCATCGCCGGTCAGGTACTGTTTTATTCAGTGATACCACGTTACGGGATGGCGAACAGATGCCCGGCGCCACGTTGGATCCGATCGAGAAACTACAAATCGCCAAAGCACTGGAGGCGGCAGGCGTGCATTCTTTAGACGCCGGGTTCCCTGCATCTTCACAGGCAGATATCGAAGCCATTCAAAGTATGGTAGGTGTGATTAAAAAACCTGTACTCACAGCCTTGTGCCGCACATTACCGGGTGATATTGACGCTGCCGAACTGGCATTGGCTGGAAATCCACCACATAAAAGAGGAGTGAGTCTATTTTGTGGAACCAGCCCTTTGCATCGCCAGTTTAAACTCGAGAAAAGCAAAGCGGAAGTTCTCAAACTGATCGTTGATAGTATTCAATATGCGGTAGAAAAATTTGATATTGTGGCTTTCAGTCCCGAAGACGCGAGTCGAACCGAACCCGATTTTCTGTGTGAGGTCTACCGAGAGGCGATTGCTGCCGGTGCCACGACGATTGGATTTCCAGACACGGTGGGGATTCTGACGCCTTATAAAGCTCAGAATTTTATCTGCCAGATCCAAGACCAGGTTCCGGGTATTGAAAACGTGTTGTTGGCAGTTCACTTTCACAATGATCTTGGTTTGGCGGTAGCGAATACATTAGCTTGTATTGAAGCAGGTGCAAATGTGGTGCAGTGCACTGTGAATGGTATCGGAGAGCGTGCCGGAAATGCGGCTCTCGAAGAAGTCGCGATGGCATTGTATTTACATCAGGATGAGTTTGAGCGTCCCCATCATTTGAATATCTCTCAATTAGAGCCATTGTGTCAATTGGTCTCTAATTTGACAGGGATTTCACTCTCACCCATGAAGCCGGTGGGGGGCTGTAATATCTTTGCGACCGAAGCAGGAATTCATCAGGATGGTTTGCTCAAAAATCCTGATACTTATCTGCCTTATCGTCCAGAAACGGTAGGAGCAGATGGCATTAAGCTTGTGTTAGGACGGCACAGTGGAAAGAAAGCAATTCTACATCGGCTGCACGAATTGGGAAAAGAGCCAAACGAAAAAGTGTTGCAGCGCGTTTTAGTCGCGATCAAAGAACTTCCCAAGGGGGAACTGGTCGATGAT